Proteins encoded together in one Prunus dulcis chromosome 3, ALMONDv2, whole genome shotgun sequence window:
- the LOC117623106 gene encoding alpha-1,6-mannosyl-glycoprotein 2-beta-N-acetylglucosaminyltransferase yields MANIKKNRLKDEVAFRRFLPLVSITLLGVFLLMFLLRINSNFATPSSDDFSQVLTNRSHARHMLSLPKQTEFSLQLEKRNQMPPRNLDLYPSLDKDHITIVLYVHNRPQYLKAAVDSLSRVVGINETLLIVSHDGYFEEMNKIVEGIRYCQVKQIFAPYSPHVFPNSFPGVSPTDCKEKDDATKKQCKGTPDQYGNHRSPKIVSLKHHWWWMMNTVWDGLKETKDHSGHILFIEEDHYIYPNAYRNLQILTELKPQKCPHCYAANLAPCDVNARGEGWDSLIAERMGNVGYTFNRTVWRKIHRKTKEFCLFDDYNWDITMWATVYPSFGNPVFTLRGPRTSAVHFGKCGLHQGQGEARACIDNGMVNFQLEEIDTVANINSDWEVRVFEHQPGYKAGFKGWGGWGDKRDHQLCLTFAQMYHS; encoded by the coding sequence ATGGCTAATATTAAGAAGAACCGTCTAAAAGATGAAGTGGCTTTTCGCCGTTTCTTGCCATTGGTTTCGATTACATTGTTAGGGGTTTTCCTGCTGATGTTCCTTCTGAgaattaattcaaattttgccACACCATCTTCGGATGATTTTAGTCAGGTATTGACAAATCGTTCACATGCTAGACACATGCTTAGCCTCCCCAAGCAGACTGAATTCTCACTTCAGTTGGAAAAGAGAAATCAGATGCCTCCCAGGAACTTAGATCTATATCCAAGTCTAGACAAGGATCACATAACTATTGTTCTTTATGTACACAACCGGCCCCAATATCTCAAAGCAGCTGTTGATAGTCTGTCTCGGGTTGTAGGAATTAATGAAACTTTACTGATAGTGAGCCATGACGGATACTTTGAAGAAATGAACAAGATTGTGGAAGGCATCAGATATTGCCAGGTGAAACAGATATTTGCTCCTTACTCGCCCCACGTCTTTCCCAATAGCTTTCCAGGTGTTTCACCAACAGACTGTAAGGAGAAGGATGATGCAACAAAGAAACAATGCAAAGGGACCCCTGATCAGTATGGAAACCACCGGTCCCCGAAGATAGTGTCATTAAAACATCATTGGTGGTGGATGATGAACACGGTGTGGGACGGATTGAAGGAGACCAAGGATCACAGTGGTCATATTCTTTTCATAGAGGAGGACCACTATATTTATCCCAATGCATATCGTAACTTACAGATACTCACTGAATTGAAGCCTCAGAAATGCCCTCATTGCTATGCTGCAAATTTAGCACCTTGTGATGTGAATGCAAGAGGAGAAGGTTGGGATAGTTTGATTGCAGAGAGAATGGGGAATGTGGGTTATACATTTAACCGGACTGTGTGGAGGAAAATCCACAGAAAGACTAAagagttttgtttgtttgacgATTACAATTGGGACATAACAATGTGGGCAACAGTCTATCCCTCATTTGGTAATCCTGTTTTCACGCTACGAGGTCCTCGAACAAGTGCAGTACACTTTGGAAAATGTGGTTTGCACCAGGGCCAGGGGGAGGCGAGAGCATGCATCGATAACGGTATGGTAAACTTTCAATTGGAGGAGATAGATACGGTTGCAAACATCAACTCAGACTGGGAAGTGCGAGTCTTTGAGCATCAGCCAGGGTATAAGGCTGGGTTCAAGGGTTGGGGAGGTTGGGGGGACAAGAGAGACCACCAATTGTGCTTGACTTTTGCTCAGATGTATCATTCATAG
- the LOC117622178 gene encoding phytochrome C, with product MSSLSLNKTNCSRNSFTQSKHGARVVAQTPIDAKLDIDFQESEQFFDYSTSIDCNVSSSTSNVPFSTVSAYLRNMQRGRLIQPFGCIIAVDEENLTVLAYSENAPEILDLAPHAVPNIEQQEALTFGVDVRTLFRSSGAAALHKAAHFGEVNLLNPILLHCTTSGKPFYAILHRVDVGLVIDLEPVSPADVPVTAAGALKSYKLAAKAISKLQSLPNGDISLLSDIIVKEVSDLTGYDRVMVYKFHEDEHGEVVAECRRPDLEPYLGLHFPATDIPQASRFLFMKNKVRMICDCLAPPVKVIQDKKLAQPLSLCGSTLRSPHDCHAQYMENMGSVASLVMSVTINDDVDEMETDQRKGRKLWGLVVCHHTSPRFVQFPLRYACEFLIQVFGFQISKELEMAAQLREKHMLQTQTVLCDMLFRDSPVGIVTQSPNVMDLVKCDGAALYYRKKLWLLGVTPTEAQIGDLAEWLLKYHGGSTGLSTDSLMEAGYPGASALGDEVCGMAAIRITSKDFLFWFRSHTAKEIKWGGAKHDPADKDDGRKMHPRSSFKAFLEVVKRRSVPWEDVEMDVIHSLQLILRGSLPDETVDNSKVLVKGPSVDDRIQRVDELRIVTNEMVRLIETAAVPILAVDASGNINGWNTKASELTELAVEKAIGMPLVDVVGDDSIEVVKDMLSSALQGVEKKNVEIKLKTFGRQENDSFVTLVVNACCSRDIKEDVVGACFVSQDLTGEKLGMDKYTRLLGDYIGIVRSPSALIPPIFMTDENFRCLEWNYAMQKVSGLRREEAVERMLVGEVFTVRNFGCRVKGHDTLTKLRILLNGVIAGQDACKLFFEFFDQQGNYVEALLSANKRIDAEGRITGVLCFLHVASPELKYAMQMQRVSEHAAADSLKKLAYIRQEIKKPLSGVMFIQNLMGSSDLSEEQKQLLKNRRLCQEQLSKIVDDTDIESIEECYMEMSSSEFNLGEAVEVVMNQVMILSQERQVEVIHDSPAAVSSMILYGDNLRLQQVLSDFLTNALLFTPASEGSSIVLRVTPKKERIGMKLHIVHLEFRIIHPAPGIPEDLIQEMFHSSPRASKEGLGLHMSQNLVKIMNGTVQYQREEDRSSFIVLIEFPLVHQIGR from the exons ATGTCATCTTTGTCTTTGAACAAGACGAATTGTTCTAGAAACAGCTTTACTCAATCAAAACACGGGGCTCGTGTAGTTGCGCAGACGCCCATTGATGCAAAGCTTGACATAGACTTCCAAGAATCTGAGCAGTTTTTTGATTACTCCACTTCAATTGACTGCAATGTTTCATCTTCCACTAGCAATGTCCCCTTCAGCACTGTATCTGCTTATCTTCGAAATATGCAGAGAGGAAGGCTTATTCAACCTTTTGGTTGCATAATTGCTGTGGATGAGGAAAACTTAACAGTTCTTGCGTACAGTGAAAATGCCCCAGAAATTTTGGACTTGGCCCCTCATGCTGTTCCAAATATAGAGCAGCAAGAAGCTTTGACTTTTGGAGTGGATGTGCGCACACTCTTTCGGTCCTCAGGTGCTGCTGCATTGCATAAAGCTGCCCATTTTGGGGAAGTTAATCTTCTCAATCCCATATTGCTGCATTGTACAACCTCGGGTAAGCCCTTTTACGCAATTCTGCATCGAGTTGATGTTGGCTTAGTAATTGATTTAGAACCAGTAAGTCCAGCTGATGTTCCAGTGACTGCTGCGGGGGCTTTGAAATCTTATAAGCTTGCAGCTAAAGCTATCTCAAAATTGCAATCCTTGCCAAATGGGGATATATCTTTGTTATCCGATATTATAGTTAAGGAAGTTAGTGATTTGACGGGTTATGATCGTGTAATGGTGTATAAATTTCATGAAGATGAACATGGAGAAGTTGTCGCTGAGTGCCGTAGACCTGACCTGGAACCTTATCTGGGTTTGCATTTCCCAGCCACTGATATACCACAGGCTTCTAGATTCTTATTTATGAAGAACAAGGTTAGGATGATATGCGATTGTTTGGCCCCTCCAGTTAAAGTAATTCAGGACAAGAAATTAGCTCAACCATTGAGTCTTTGTGGATCAACATTGAGATCTCCTCATGATTGTCACGCACAGTATATGGAAAATATGGGTTCCGTTGCATCTCTTGTGATGTCTGTGACAATCAACGATGATGTTGATGAGATGGAGACTGATCAGCGGAAGGGAAGAAAATTGTGGGGTTTAGTGGTTTGCCATCACACAAGCCCTAGATTTGTTCAATTTCCTTTAAGATATGCCTGTGAGTTCTTGATTCAAGTTTTTGGTTTTCAGATCAGCAAAGAATTGGAGATGGCTGCTCAGTTGAGGGAGAAACATATGTTGCAAACACAGACTGTGCTTTGTGACATGCTCTTTAGAGATTCCCCTGTAGGGATTGTTACTCAGTCGCCTAACGTAATGGATCTTGTTAAGTGTGATGGAGCTGCATTATACTACAGGAAGAAATTATGGTTGCTTGGGGTTACCCCGACAGAGGCACAAATTGGGGATCTTGCCGAATGGCTTCTCAAGTACCATGGTGGGAGCACAGGCTTAAGTACTGATAGCCTTATGGAAGCTGGCTATCCAGGCGCTTCAGCTCTTGGGGATGAAGTTTGCGGAATGGCAGCCATTAGGATTACTTCAAAAgatttccttttttggtttCGGTCCCACACTGCAAAGGAAATCAAGTGGGGTGGTGCAAAACATGATCCCGCTGACAAGGATGACGGAAGAAAGATGCATCCCAGGTCATCATTCAAGGCTTTTCTGGAGGTAGTTAAGCGGCGAAGTGTACCTTGGGAAGATGTTGAAATGGATGTCATCCATTCTTTACAGCTGATACTGAGAGGATCATTGCCAGATGAGACTGTGGATAACTCCAAAGTGCTTGTAAAGGGTCCATCAGTTGATGACAGGATACAGAGAGTGGATGAACTGCGAATTGTCACAAATGAAATGGTTCGACTTATTGAGACAGCTGCAGTTCCCATTTTGGCTGTTGATGCCTCTGGTAATATAAATGGGTGGAATACAAAAGCATCCGAACTAACAGAATTGGCTGTTGAGAAAGCCATTGGTATGCCATTGGTTGATGTTGTTGGGGATGATTCAATCGAAGTGGTAAAGGACATGCTCTCATCTGCGCTACAAG gtgtggaaaagaaaaatgttgaaatcaaattgaaaacatttggTCGTCAAGAAAATGATAGTTTTGTAACCTTGGTGGTTAATGCATGTTGTAGCCGAGATATAAAGGAAGATGTAGTTGGGGCTTGCTTTGTAAGCCAAGATCTTACAGGAGAGAAGTTGGGTATGGACAAATATACCCGTTTGCTAGGTGATTATATTGGAATAGTGCGGAGCCCATCTGCACTGATCCCTCCTATATTTATGACTGATGAGAATTTTCGTTGCTTGGAATGGAATTATGCTATGCAAAAAGTTTCTGGTTTGAGAAGGGAGGAAGCAGTTGAGCGGATGCTCGTTGGGGAAGTTTTCACAGTAAGAAATTTTGGTTGTCGTGTTAAAGGTCATGACACATTAACCAAGCTTAGGATACTACTGAATGGGGTAATAGCAGGCCAGGATGCTTGTAAAttgttttttgagttttttgacCAGCAGGGTAATTATGTTGAAGCATTACTTTCTGCTAATAAGCGAATTGATGCAGAGGGACGGATAACTGGGGTGTTGTGCTTTTTACATGTGGCTAGTCCAGAACTTAAGTATGCTATGCAGATGCAGAGAGTATCAGAGCATGCTGCAGCTGATAGCCTTAAGAAACTGGCATACATTCgtcaagaaatcaaaaagCCTCTAAGTGGGGTTATGTTTATCCAGAATCTAATGGGGTCTTCTGATTTAAGCGAAGAGCAGAAGCAACTACTTAAGAATAGAAGATTGTGTCAGGAACAGTTGTCCAAAATTGTTGATGACACTGATATTGAAAGTATTGAGGAATG CTACATGGAAATGAGTTCTAGTGAATTTAATCTTGGGGAAGCTGTGGAAGTTGTCATGAATCAAGTTATGATTTTGAGTCAGGAGCGGCAAGTAGAGGTCATCCATGATTCACCAGCTGCGGTGTCATCCATGATCTTGTATGGAGACAATTTGAGGCTACAACAAGTTCTCTCAGATTTTTTGACTAATGCACTCCTTTTCACCCCTGCATCTGAAGGATCATCCATTGTGCTCAGAGTAACTCCGAAGAAGGAACGTATAGGGATGAAATTGCACATTGTTCATCTTGAGTTTCG TATCATTCATCCAGCACCGGGAATTCCAGAAGATTTAATTCAAGAGATGTTTCACAGCAGCCCTCGCGCCTCAAAGGAAGGTCTCGGCCTGCATATGAGCCAAAACCTGGTGAAGATCATGAACGGAACTGTACAATACCAGAGAGAAGAAGATAGATCATCCTTTATAGTACTCATTGAGTTTCCATTGGTTCACCAGATTGGCAGATGA
- the LOC117620671 gene encoding putative pentatricopeptide repeat-containing protein At5g09950, protein MVRCFLLFTLSHPCRRVPRRSNHAFSTFTASSPVVSDPPPPHASLFFKSQNPTRRLIPLQSSFDQYESSQPQLKVPPFLPHFTDTNNGTYGYLSSRYRDSRTSNDAQSFHLQICKHGFANDLFLCNTLINVYVRIGALVEAGKLFEEMPEKNSVTWACLISGYTQNGMPNEACAHFKQMVSDGFSPSPYACGGVLRACQESGPCKLKFGMQIHGLICKTNHASDMVMSNVLMSMYGRCLGSVDDAYHVFCEIEIKNSVSWNSIISVYCQRGDAISAFKLFSSMQKDGSAFSLQPNEYTFGSLITAACSLAHAGLSLLQQILTRVNKSGILQDLYVGSALVSGFARFGLIDYARKIFEQMSERNAISMNGLMVALVRQKRGKEATEVFMEMKGLVGINLDSLVVLLSSFAEFSVLEEGKRKGREVHAYVIGAGLIYRKVAIGNGLINMYAKCGAISDACSVFRHMVDKDLISWNSLISGLDQNEFFEDAVMNFREIKRSQFMPSNFTLISALSSCASLGWIILGQQIHCEALKLGLDLDVSVSNALLALYSDTGHLSECRNVFFSMQDYDQVSWNSIIGALAGSEASVLEAVEYFLDMMQSGWELNRVTFMSILAAVSSLSLPDLGQQIHAVVLKYNAAEDCAIENALITCYGKCGGIDDCEKIFSRMSERRDEISWNSMISGYIHNEFLPKAMDLVWFMMQRGQRLDSFTFATVLSACASVATLERGMEVHACGIRACLESDVVVGSAIVDMYSKCGRIDYASRFFELMPVRNAYSWNSLISGYARNGQGHEALSLFSQMKLQGQLPDHVTFVGVLSACSHAGLVDEGFQHFKSMTKVHGLAPRMEHFSCMVDLLGRAGKLNMIEDFINKMPMMPNVLIWRTVLGACCRANGRNTELGRRVAEMLLELEPQNATNYVLLANMYAAGGKWDDVAKARMAMRKATAKKEAGCSWVTMKDGVHVFVAGDKSHPEKDLIYEKLKELNRKMREAGYVPETKFALYDLELENKEELLSYHSEKLAVAYVLTRPSQLPIRIMKNLRVCGDCHSAFKYISKIVGRQIVLRDSSRFHHFADGKCSCGDYW, encoded by the coding sequence ATGGTTCGCTGCTTTCTCTTGTTCACACTCTCTCACCCTTGCAGAAGAGTCCCTCGCCGTTCGAACCATGCTTTCAGCACATTCACTGCCTCCTCCCCTGTTGTCTCagacccaccaccaccacacgCCTCTCTTTTCTTCAAATCTCAAAACCCAACTCGACGTCTAATCCCATTGCAAAGCTCGTTTGATCAGTACGAATCATCCCAGCCACAGCTCAAAGTCCCACCATTTCTCCCACATTTCACTGATACCAACAATGGAACATATGGGTATCTTTCTAGTCGATACCGAGACTCGCGAACCTCAAATGATGCGCAAAGCTTTcatttgcaaatttgcaaacATGGGTTTGCTaatgatttgtttttgtgcaATACGCTTATTAATGTTTACGTCAGAATTGGTGCTTTGGTGGAAGCAGGTAAGTTGTTCGAAGAAATGCCTGAGAAGAACTCGGTTACGTGGGCTTGCTTGATTTCGGGCTATACCCAGAACGGTATGCCAAATGAAGCGTGTGCCCATTTTAAACAGATGGTGTCTGATGGTTTTTCCCCAAGTCCTTACGCTTGCGGTGGTGTTCTTCGAGCTTGCCAGGAGTCTGGTCCTTGCAAGCTTAAGTTTGGGATGCAAATTCATGGGTTGATATGTAAAACGAATCATGCTTCTGATATGGTAATGTCTAACGTGCTGATGTCAATGTATGGGAGATGTTTGGGTTCTGTTGACGATGCTTACCATGTTTTCTGCGAGATAGAGATTAAAAATTCAGTATCTTGGAATTCTATTATTTCAGTTTATTGCCAAAGAGGTGATGCAATCTCTGCTTTCAAGCTTTTCTCAAGCATGCAAAAGGACGGTTCAGCTTTCAGTTTGCAACCTAATGAGTACACATTTGGTAGCTTGATAACTGCTGCTTGTTCTTTGGCTCATGCAGGTTTGAGTTTGCTTCAGCAAATTCTGACCAGGGTCAATAAATCTGGAATTTTACAGGACCTGTATGTAGGAAGTGCTTTGGTTAGTGGATTTGCTAGGTTTGGGTTAATTGATTATGCTAGGAAGATTTTTGAGCAGATGAGTGAGAGGAATGCCATTTCAATGAATGGGTTGATGGTTGCATTGGTGAGGCAAAAGCGAGGAAAAGAAGCCACTGAAGTTTTCATGGAGATGAAGGGTTTGGTTGGAATAAACCTTGATTCGCTTGTGGTTCTTTTAAGTTCTTTTGctgaattttctgttttggaagaaggaaaaagaaagggaagagaGGTTCATGCATATGTAATCGGGGCTGGTTTAATTTACAGAAAGGTTGCAATAGGAAATGGGCTTATTAATATGTATGCCAAGTGTGGTGCTATTAGTGATGCTTGCTCAGTTTTCAGGCACATGGTGGACAAGGACTTAATCTCGTGGAACTCTCTGATCTCTGGTCTTGACCAGAATGAGTTTTTTGAAGATGCTGTCATGAACTTCCGTGAAATAAAGAGATCTCAGTTCATGCCTTCGAATTTCACGTTAATTAGTGCTTTGAGTTCATGTGCAAGCTTGGGTTGGATAATTCTGGGACAGCAGATACATTGTGAAGCACTTAAATTGGGACTTGATTTAGATGTTTCAGTTTCGAATGCTCTTCTTGCATTATATTCCGACACTGGGCATCTTAGTGAATGCCGGAATGTTTTCTTCTCGATGCAGGATTACGATCAAGTATCATGGAATTCCATAATCGGGGCTTTAGCTGGTTCAGAGGCATCAGTTTTAGAAGCTGTAGAATATTTCTTGGACATGATGCAATCTGGGTGGGAACTTAATAGAGTAACGTTTATGAGTATTCTTGCAGCAGTTTCATCTCTCTCACTTCCTGACCTGGGCCAGCAGATTCATGCTGTTGTCTTAAAATACAATGCTGCGGAGGACTGCGCTATTGAGAATGCACTTATTACTTGTTATGGAAAGTGTGGAGGGATAGATGACTGTGAGAAGATATTTTCTAGAATGTCTGAGAGAAGGGATGAAATAAGTTGGAATTCCATGATTTCTGGATACATACACAATGAGTTCTTGCCCAAGGCCATGGATTTGGTCTGGTTTATGATGCAAAGGGGTCAGAGATTAGACTCTTTTACCTTTGCTACTGTTCTCAGTGCTTGTGCCTCAGTTGCAACATTAGAACGTGGAATGGAAGTTCATGCGTGTGGGATAAGAGCTTGTTTGGAATCTGATGTTGTAGTTGGGAGTGCAATTGTTGACATGTACTCAAAATGTGGAAGGATTGATTATGCTTCAAGGTTCTTTGAGTTGATGCCAGTGAGGAATGCATATTCCTGGAATTCATTGATATCAGGGTATGCTCGCAATGGTCAAGGACACGAAGCTCTGAGTCTTTTCTCGCAAATGAAGCTACAAGGTCAGCTGCCAGATCATGTTACCTTTGTTGGGGTCTTGTCAGCTTGTAGTCATGCAGGGCTGGTGGATGAAGGGTTTCAGCATTTCAAATCCATGACTAAAGTACATGGACTGGCTCCTAGGATGGAGCACTTTTCATGTATGGTTGATCTTCTTGGCAGGGCAGGCAAACTTAATATGATAGAGGACTTCATCAACAAAATGCCAATGATGCCTAATGTTCTCATTTGGAGGACAGTTTTAGGGGCATGTTGCCGAGCTAATGGCCGTAACACAGAGCTAGGTAGGAGGGTGGCTGAAATGCTATTGGAGTTGGAACCCCAAAACGCTACAAACTATGTGCTTCTTGCTAACATGTATGCTGCTGGAGGAAAGTGGGACGATGTGGCAAAAGCTCGGATGGCAATGAGGAAGGCAACAGCGAAGAAGGAAGCTGGGTGTAGTTGGGTCACCATGAAGGATGGTGTTCATGTTTTTGTAGCTGGAGACAAATCACACCCAGAGAAAGATTTGATATACGAAAAACTGAAGGAACTCAACAGGAAAATGAGGGAGGCTGGATACGTGCCTGAAACAAAATTCGCACTCTATGATCTTGAACTGGAGAATAAGGAAGAACTCCTGAGCTATCACAGTGAGAAGCTTGCAGTTGCATATGTTCTTACTCGCCCGTCACAGTTGCCTATAAGGATTATGAAAAATCTCCGTGTTTGCGGCGACTGCCACTCTGCTTTCAAATACATATCGAAGATTGTTGGTAGGCAAATAGTATTGCGAGATTCAAGCAGGTTTCATCATTTTGCAGATGGCAAGTGTTCTTGTGGGGATTACTGGTAG